Proteins encoded in a region of the Athene noctua chromosome 4, bAthNoc1.hap1.1, whole genome shotgun sequence genome:
- the LOC141959647 gene encoding placenta-specific gene 8 protein-like isoform X1: MAVSTVVTVQPQYGMAAASRNMWQTGLMDCCSDCGVCCCGLFCFPCLACQVAGDMNECCLCGTSVAMRTLYRTRYNIPGSICSDFCTTMWCLTCSVCQLKRDINRRKELGIFW, translated from the exons ATGGCCGTCTCAACCGTCGTGACAGTCCAGCCGCAGTACGGCATGGCTGCTGCCTCGAGGAACATGTGGCAGACGGGGCTGATGGACTGCTGCAGCGACTGCGGTGTAT gctgctgtgggTTGTTCTGCTTCCCCTGCCTTGCCTGCCAAGTGGCCGGGGACATGAATGAGTGCTGCCTGTGCGGGACCAGCGTGGCCATGAGGACGCTCTACCGCACCAGATACAACATCCCG GGATCCATTTGCTCTGACTTCTGTACCACCATGTGGTGCCTCACATGTTCCGTTTGCCAGCTGAAGAGAGATATCAACCGGAGGAAGGAGCTGGGCATATTCTGGTAA
- the LOC141959647 gene encoding placenta-specific gene 8 protein-like isoform X2, translating to MAVSTVVTVQPQYGMAAASRNMWQTGLMDCCSDCGVCCCGLFCFPCLACQVAGDMNECCLCGTSVAMRTLYRTRYNIPGSICSDFCTTMWCLTCSVCQLKRDINRRKELGIF from the exons ATGGCCGTCTCAACCGTCGTGACAGTCCAGCCGCAGTACGGCATGGCTGCTGCCTCGAGGAACATGTGGCAGACGGGGCTGATGGACTGCTGCAGCGACTGCGGTGTAT gctgctgtgggTTGTTCTGCTTCCCCTGCCTTGCCTGCCAAGTGGCCGGGGACATGAATGAGTGCTGCCTGTGCGGGACCAGCGTGGCCATGAGGACGCTCTACCGCACCAGATACAACATCCCG GGATCCATTTGCTCTGACTTCTGTACCACCATGTGGTGCCTCACATGTTCCGTTTGCCAGCTGAAGAGAGATATCAACCGGAGGAAGGAGCTGGGCATATTCTG A